In Vagococcus hydrophili, one DNA window encodes the following:
- a CDS encoding ABC transporter ATP-binding protein codes for MLEIKNITKIYNPKHAQPLKALKGINLTFNAGEFICILGKSGSGKSTLLNILAGFDQPSSGEVLLNGKDISKFSGIEMADYRKDKIGFVFQDFQLLDHLSVFENVKIGLAMEASITKEKKDELVNDILYKVGLTKHADHKPSELSGGQKQRVSIARALVKQPDILIADEPTGALDSETSVEIMNLLKQISQSGKLVIVVTHDEEYAHMATEIVTLVDGM; via the coding sequence ATGCTTGAAATAAAAAATATTACCAAAATTTATAATCCTAAACACGCTCAACCTTTAAAAGCATTGAAAGGAATTAATTTAACTTTCAATGCGGGTGAATTTATTTGTATTTTAGGAAAATCAGGATCAGGAAAATCAACATTACTTAATATTTTAGCAGGATTTGATCAGCCAAGTTCTGGTGAAGTTTTATTAAATGGGAAAGACATTTCAAAATTTTCAGGAATAGAGATGGCGGATTACCGAAAAGATAAGATTGGCTTTGTTTTTCAGGATTTCCAATTATTGGATCATTTAAGTGTCTTTGAAAATGTCAAAATCGGCTTAGCTATGGAAGCGAGTATCACGAAGGAAAAGAAAGATGAATTAGTTAATGATATTTTGTACAAGGTGGGGCTAACCAAACATGCTGATCACAAACCTTCAGAGTTATCTGGTGGTCAAAAACAACGTGTTTCAATCGCTAGAGCGTTAGTGAAACAACCAGATATTTTGATTGCTGACGAACCCACAGGCGCACTTGATAGTGAAACTTCTGTGGAGATTATGAATTTATTGAAACAGATATCTCAATCTGGAAAACTCGTCATTGTTGTGACTCACGATGAAGAATATGCTCACATGGCAACAGAAATTGTGACACTTGTTGATGGGATGTAA
- a CDS encoding ABC transporter permease, whose product MIFKLTAQKMRENRWRYLLVSIGLIIGIASLSIAFGLNNGLKSYVNYINTKIVDEKKIVIGKNEEITSDDIFKLKQNKNVILAQDEYTMTAKDAKSTELGKDSEFNVKSVVPKEYQDKFAKPSVTEGKLPEDGKKEIILPMSMAKKLAKDKSPNSLIGQTVNLKFLAKDEVNQYPSRWDNQEFKVTGITEKALVGEDFAYIPYDTHKDIVKRSRFLGKEADIPTDNMSVYVKNKEAVESVYDAFKKDYKVTRPSDVLKELTNVFKNLNTIVLIAAILILIISAIMIGIILFISVLERRREIGLFISVGATKKDIKKLFLSEALFIGTLASVSGVALSVVLKFLINPLVIKMMNYPVFEPSIITCSAAIIFGVVVSVLASFIPATKAANLLPIDLLRRN is encoded by the coding sequence ATGATTTTCAAATTAACCGCTCAAAAAATGCGGGAAAATCGTTGGCGATATTTATTAGTTAGTATCGGTTTAATTATTGGAATTGCTTCTTTATCTATTGCTTTTGGACTAAATAACGGTTTGAAATCTTACGTTAATTACATTAATACTAAAATTGTTGATGAGAAAAAGATTGTTATTGGTAAAAATGAAGAAATAACATCAGATGATATTTTTAAATTAAAGCAGAATAAAAATGTTATTTTAGCACAAGATGAGTACACGATGACGGCTAAAGATGCAAAATCTACTGAGTTGGGTAAAGATTCCGAGTTTAATGTGAAATCGGTAGTACCTAAAGAATATCAAGATAAGTTTGCGAAACCGAGCGTAACAGAAGGTAAACTTCCAGAAGATGGGAAGAAAGAAATTATTTTACCGATGAGCATGGCGAAAAAATTAGCTAAAGATAAATCGCCAAATTCTTTAATAGGGCAAACAGTCAACTTAAAATTTTTAGCTAAAGACGAGGTCAATCAGTACCCATCAAGATGGGATAATCAAGAGTTTAAAGTGACCGGTATTACTGAAAAAGCTTTAGTAGGGGAAGATTTCGCTTATATACCTTATGATACCCATAAAGATATCGTGAAACGTTCGCGCTTTTTAGGCAAAGAAGCAGATATTCCAACTGATAATATGAGTGTTTACGTAAAAAATAAGGAAGCCGTAGAATCAGTTTATGATGCGTTTAAAAAGGATTATAAAGTAACTAGACCCTCAGATGTTTTGAAAGAATTAACCAACGTCTTTAAAAATTTAAATACAATCGTGTTAATCGCTGCCATCTTAATTTTAATTATTTCAGCGATTATGATTGGGATTATTCTATTTATTAGTGTCTTAGAGAGACGGCGAGAAATTGGCTTGTTTATCTCAGTTGGTGCAACCAAAAAGGATATTAAAAAATTATTCTTATCAGAAGCTTTATTTATTGGAACACTGGCCTCTGTGTCAGGTGTTGCTCTTTCAGTTGTTCTGAAATTTTTAATTAATCCATTAGTTATTAAAATGATGAACTATCCAGTATTTGAACCAAGTATTATTACATGTAGTGCAGCGATTATTTTTGGTGTAGTTGTCAGTGTTCTAGCAAGTTTCATTCCAGCAACTAAAGCAGCTAACTTGTTACCAATTGATTTACTTAGAAGAAATTAG